ATTTCGGGGGTATGGTATTTAATGTAACCTATTCGAAAAATAATATTAAAGGTGTTATTGGTGGTGGATACAATCAATATTCCGGAGATCATTTTGGTGAGATCATCTGGGCAGAATATGCTTCAAATTCCCAAAAAGGCCATCGCTATTACGACAATACCGGTGATAAAACAGATTGGAATATTTATGGCAAAGTAAATTGGCAAACTACTGAAAAAATCAACGTTTTTGCAGATCTTCAATTGCGTCAGGTAGGGTATAAAGTTTCTGGAATTGACAATGACCTTAGAACTTTAAATGTGGATACGACTTTAACGTTCTTCAATCCAAAAGCTGGTATTTCTTATACCTTCAACAATGAGTCGCAATCTTACATTTCTGTCGCGGTAGCCAATCACGAGCCAAATCGTAATGACTATATCGATGCACCACCTGGCATTACCCCAAAACATGAAACACTTATAGATTTTGAAGGTGGATATAGATATGCCAATAACAAATGGGCTTTTAACGGAAACCTTTACTATATGGCGTACGACAATCAACTTGTACTAACCGGAGCTGTAAATGATGTGGGTGGAGCGATTAGACAAAATGTAGATCAAAGTTTTAGACGCGGGGTTGAATTGGAATTGGGATATCAAATTACCAAAAAGCTTTCACTGAGTTTAAACGGTACATTTAGCCAGAATAAAATTAACTCTTTCACCCGTTATACAGATGATTGGTATAATGGTGGTCAAGTACAAACTGAACTGAAAGATACTGACATTGCATTTTCTCCAAATATCATTGCAGGTGGAATTCTATCATACAAAACACCTATGTTTAACAAAAATGATGAATTAGAGGTGGCGTTAATCTCAAGATACGTTGGATCACAATATATTGACAATACACAAAGTGATGAACGCAAGCTGGATGCCTATTTCACTTCAGATTTACGTCTACAATATTCTTTAAGTGATTTTGGATTACGTAAAATGAATATCAATTTCACCGTTAGAAATATCACTAATTTACTATATGTAAGTAATGCATGGGCCTATACGTTTGTATATCCGGATAGCGGTTGGGATCCATCTGATGGAAACCCATATGTTCAGAAAAACAGTGAACCAAATGGATATCAAATGGTTGGATTATTCCCTCAGGCTGGCACCAACTTTATGCTTGGTCTTACTCTTGATTTCTAAAAACTGATAACTATTTCCATCCCTCAAATGCACTGGAAACACTGACATTTGAGGGATTTTTCATTCTTTTCCAACTACTTTTCCGCCCCTGTTCATTCATAATTCTCCGTCTGGGCATATGAATATTTAAAAATCACCCTCCAATAACAGCCAAAATATCGACCTAATTAGGTCTGCATACTTCACCACATCACTCTTCAATAGATTGATTGACCGAATTTTATTGCGCAATTCACAAGATTACCAAATTGTTAATAACGATGTTAACAAAGTTTTTAGAATGGTTAAAAACTCAGCTCATCTGACCAATAAGTTTGTAAGAGCAACACGGTTTTTATTCACCCAATAGGAGTAAATTAATGTTTGGCGTTTTTTTTAAGAAAAAGATTACAGAGGAAAAATTAGTCGACTATTTCGTATTTTCTACAGTTAAAATGGTAGATGATGCATTCGAAGATGTTGCTGATATTATCTGTTCTGATCAGGAGTTTAAAACGCGTCCGGTTATCGATGCCAAGCATAGTGATCCGTTTCTTTGGATTGTCATTGCGGGTAACATGAAATTTATTCCACGCTATTTTAACGATTATCAGGATATTCGTCTTTTAGAGGAAGCGCATAGAAAGTTTGCCAGAATTCTGGATCTTCCTGTTGATGTCTTTAAATCAGAAATTAAAAAATACCAGAATCTTTTTTCTCGTTTAAATCATCCGTCAAAAAACACTTTGTATGCAATGTCCAAAGCTGTATTCCATAAATATCATTTAAGTCAGTACCAGGATGAATATTTTAAGAAAATGGAGACTCCAAACCCGATTTTTCTTAAAAGATTAAATGAGCTTATGGAAGAGTTCCTTTTTAATTGGGAACAGTTTATCGAAGATTTTAAAATCGTTGAATAATTCTTAGCAAAAAAAGAAATAGTCTATCATTGACTTTTTCCCTTTTTCAGTAAAAAACTTTTTGATCTCTCTCTGAGCCATTGGGTTCGCTACAGTCACAATGTTTTGAGCATTATTCATGTCTTCAAGTACATTTACATGCATCAAATGCTGTCCATAAATTTGTTTCCCAATTTTCTTGGGGTTATCGCAAACCCATGTAAATGCAATATTCTTTTCAACCAGAGTATTGGCTATTCTTTTGCCCTTTTTACCTGCTCCCCATACCACCAATGATTTATTTAAGTCTAAATGAAGCTCAAGGAAATATTGTAGCTTGAGATCAATAAAAGTATGATCTGCATAGTTTACATGGGTTCGGGAAGTACGGCTAGAATAATCTCTCCATTGATGTAAAACCTGATCACAAGGGATACATCTCATATCATGTTTATAAAAGCGAAAAACCAGATCATAATCTTCAGGATATAAATCCGCATTAAAACCGCCACATATATCGAAATCCGCAATATGCATCATCCAACAAGGGGATGGAATCACACATTCTTTGTATAGCTCCAGATAATTCTCTCCTTTTGCGGTTAAACGGTTGAGCCAATCTTCGTAGCTTTTGTACCCGGGCCCCACGCCTTGCTCTGAAAAATACTGTACCTGACCAATGGCAATGTGTCCTCTTCCATTTCTGATTAACGAATTAAGCAACACTTCAAGCTTTTGAGACTCCATGATATCATCAGAATCCATTCTTGTTACATACGTACCCTTAGCATGAGAATATGCAGTACGCAAACCGGAAATAATTCCTTGCCCAGAATTCTTGAATAACTTTACTCTGGAATCCCTTTTACAGTATTCAGAAACGATCTGAAAGCTATTATCAGATGAATGATCGTCTACTAAAAGAATTTCCCAATTTGAATACGTTTGAGAAATTACTGAATCCAACATTTCGGGAAGAAATGCTGAAGTATTCTTAAATGGGGTTATTACGCTTATTAACGGTGTCTCTGTTTTCACGACAGACTATGTGACTTCAAAAATTCAAAATGATTCTCAGCCATCTCTAAAATGTCATCACCAATAGCCAGAGAAGCCGTTGCTGCCGGTGATGGCGCATTTAATACGTGAATCGCATGATCATTTGTTACAATTCTAAAATCATCTTTTGTATCCCCATCTTCTCTCAACAACAATGCTCTAACCCCAGAACCTCCAGGACGAATATCATCCATAGTCAGAGATGGAATAATTCTTTGTAATGTCTTTAAGAATAATCTCTTTGAGAAAGCTCTACGTTGTTCATCGATACCAAACTTCATGTTCTTAAAGAACAATTTCCAGGTACCTGAATACCCTAAAGCTTCAGCTGTATCCTTCAAACTAAAATCAGTCTTTTTATATCCTTCTCTTTTAAATGTAAATACCGCTGATGGTCCACATTCAATATCACCATTGGTCATCCTTGTAAAATGAACTCCCAAAAACGGGAATGCTGGATCTGGAACAGGATAAATCAGATTATTTACTTTGTGCTTTGCCTGATCAGTCAAAACATAATAATCACCTCTAAAACCTACTACACGTTCTTTTAACTTGATTCCATCTTTTCGTGCCATTCTATCTGCCTGTAGCCCCGCACAGAAAATGAACTTTTTGGTCGTATATTCTCCTTTATCGGTAATCAATCTACTCCCCCTCTCTTCACGAATAAAATCTATTGCTTTTTCTCCCAAAAGAATTTTACTCTCTGGTTGAATCTGAAGCATTAACTCACCCATTTTAACAGTAGCCCCAACATAATCGATAATACCTGTTTGAGGAACCCAAATTCCACCAATAGACTCTACATGCGGTTCTATTTCTTTTACCTCATCACCTGTCAAAAGTTTCAATCCATCTAAACCGTTGATCTTTCCTGTTTCCATGATTTTTTTCATGTATGGAATTTCTGATTCTTTAGTAGCAACAACCACCTTTCCACACACATCATGTTTAACACCATGTTCTTTCGCAAATGCAACGATTTCTTCTCTACCTTTCATGCAATTACGCGCCTTATGGCTCCCCGGTGTATAATACAATCCTGAATGGATTACACCCGAATTATGTCCTGTTTGATGCGCTGACAAACTCTTTTCTTTTTCTACTAAAAGAATCTTTAAATCCGGATATTTCTTTTGAATTTTATATGCGGTAGCTGCACCTACAATTCC
This genomic interval from bacterium SCSIO 12643 contains the following:
- a CDS encoding glycosyltransferase family 2 protein encodes the protein MLDSVISQTYSNWEILLVDDHSSDNSFQIVSEYCKRDSRVKLFKNSGQGIISGLRTAYSHAKGTYVTRMDSDDIMESQKLEVLLNSLIRNGRGHIAIGQVQYFSEQGVGPGYKSYEDWLNRLTAKGENYLELYKECVIPSPCWMMHIADFDICGGFNADLYPEDYDLVFRFYKHDMRCIPCDQVLHQWRDYSSRTSRTHVNYADHTFIDLKLQYFLELHLDLNKSLVVWGAGKKGKRIANTLVEKNIAFTWVCDNPKKIGKQIYGQHLMHVNVLEDMNNAQNIVTVANPMAQREIKKFFTEKGKKSMIDYFFFC
- the lhgO gene encoding L-2-hydroxyglutarate oxidase, with amino-acid sequence MSQFDITIIGGGIVGAATAYKIQKKYPDLKILLVEKEKSLSAHQTGHNSGVIHSGLYYTPGSHKARNCMKGREEIVAFAKEHGVKHDVCGKVVVATKESEIPYMKKIMETGKINGLDGLKLLTGDEVKEIEPHVESIGGIWVPQTGIIDYVGATVKMGELMLQIQPESKILLGEKAIDFIREERGSRLITDKGEYTTKKFIFCAGLQADRMARKDGIKLKERVVGFRGDYYVLTDQAKHKVNNLIYPVPDPAFPFLGVHFTRMTNGDIECGPSAVFTFKREGYKKTDFSLKDTAEALGYSGTWKLFFKNMKFGIDEQRRAFSKRLFLKTLQRIIPSLTMDDIRPGGSGVRALLLREDGDTKDDFRIVTNDHAIHVLNAPSPAATASLAIGDDILEMAENHFEFLKSHSLS